A DNA window from Lutra lutra chromosome 8, mLutLut1.2, whole genome shotgun sequence contains the following coding sequences:
- the KRT3 gene encoding keratin, type II cytoskeletal 3 isoform X1, with product MNRQVCKTSGGGSQGFSGRSAVVSGSSRMSCVTRSGGAGGGACGFRAGAGGFGSRSLYSLGGNKSISISVAGGSRAGGFGGGRSSCGSGFGGGYGGGFGGGFGGGRGMGGGFGGAGGLGGLGGFGGAGGLGGAGGFGGPGGFGGLGGFGGPGGFGPGGFPGGIQEVTVNQSLLQPLNVEIDPQIGQVKTQEREQIKTLNNKFASFIDKVRFLEQQNKVLETKWSLLQQQGTNSMTGTNNLEPLFETYISNQRSYLDSILGERGRLDSELRNMQDLVEDFKKKYEDEINKRTAAENEFVTLKKDVDAAYMNKVELQAKVDALMDEINFLTNLYDMELSQMQSHVSDTSVVLSMDNNRFLDLDSIIAEVKAQYEEIAQRSKAEAEALYQTKLGELQTTAGRHGDDLKSTKSEIMELNRMLQRLRAEIENVKKQNANLQAAIAEAEQRGELALKDANAKLQELQAALQQAKDDLARLLKEYQELMNVKLALDVEIATYRKLLEGEECRMSGECQSAVSISVVSSGGATSGSAGGLGGGFGGGFGAGGGAGSGFGRASGSGFGGGSCGFGGGRGFSGGSGFGGGSSGFGGGSSSFGSGARCGVSSGGFSSGSNRGGSVKFSQSSQRCSR from the exons ATGAACAGACAAGTCTGCAAGACATCTGGTGGCGGCAGCCAGGGTTTCTCGGGCCGCTCTGCCGTGGTCTCTGGCAGCAGCAGGATGAGCTGTGTGACCCGCTCTGGGGGagctggtggaggggcctgtggGTTCCGGGCCGGAGCAGGTGGCTTTGGCAGTCGCAGCCTCTACAGCCTGGGTGGCAACAAGAGCATCTCCATCAGTGTGGCTGGTGGCTCCCGGGCTGGTGGCTTTGGGGGAGGGCGTAGCAGCTGTGGCAGTGGCTTTGGGGGTGGCTATGGAGGTGGCTTTGGTGGTGGCTTTGGTGGTGGCAGAGGAATGGGAGGTGGCTTTGGAGGAGCTGGTGGCTTAGGTGGGCTTGGTGGCTTTGGAGGAGCTGGTGGCTTAGGAGGGGCTGGTGGTTTTGGTGGGCCTGGTGGCTTTGGTGGGCTTGGTGGCTTTGGGGGGCCTGGTGGCTTCGGTCCTGGTGGCTTCCCCGGAGGAATCCAGGAAGTGACCGTCAACCAGAGCCTCCTGCAGCCCCTCAATGTGGAGATCGACCCCCAGATAGGGCAAGTAAAGACCCAGGAGCGGGAGCAGATCAAGACCCTCAACAACAAGTTTGCCTCCTTTATCGACAAG GTGCGGTTCCTGGAGCAGCAGAACAAGGTCCTGGAGACCAAGTGGAGCCTGCTCCAGCAGCAGGGCACAAATTCCATGACTGGCACCAACAACCTGGAGCCCCTCTTTGAGACTTACATCAGCAACCAGCGGAGCTACCTGGACAGCATCCTGGGGGAGAGGGGCCGCCTGGACTCAGAGCTGAGGAACATGCAGGACCTAGTGGAGGACTTCAAGAAGAA GTATGAGGATGAAATCAATAAACGTACAGCTGCTGAGAATGAATTTGTGACCCTGAAGAAG GACGTGGACGCCGCCTACATGAACAAGGTGGAGCTTCAGGCCAAGGTGGATGCCTTAATGGATGAAATCAACTTCCTGACGAACCTCTATGATATG GAGCTGTCCCAGATGCAGAGCCATGTCAGCGACACATCCGTGGTCCTATCCATGGACAACAACCGCTTCCTGGACCTGGACAGCATCATCGCCGAGGTCAAGGCCCAGTATGAGGAGATCGCCCAGAGAAGCAAGGCCGAGGCTGAGGCGCTGTATCAGACCAAG CTGGGAGAGCTGCAGACCACGGCTGGCAGACACGGGGATGACCTGAAGAGCACCAAGAGTGAGATCATGGAGCTCAACAGGATGCTCCAGAGGCTGCGGGCTGAGATTGAGAATGTTAAGAAGCAG aatGCCAACCTGCAGGCGGCCATCGCTGAGGCTGAGCAGCGCGGGGAGCTGGCCCTCAAGGACGCCAATGCCAAGCTCCAAGAGCTGCAGGCTGCCCTACAGCAGGCCAAGGATGACCTGGCCCGGCTGCTGAAGGAGTACCAGGAGCTGATGAACGTCAAGCTGGCCCTGGATGTGGAGATCGCCACCTACAGGAAGCTGCTGGAGGGGGAGGAGTGCAG GATGTCTGGAGAGTGCCAGAGCGCTGTCAGCATCT CCGTGGTCAGCAGTGGCGGCGCGACATCGGGCTCGGCAGGTGGATTAGGCGGCGGCTTCGGCGGCGGCTTCGGTGCGGGAGGGGGCGCGGGCAGTGGCTTCGGCCGGGCAAGTGGCAGCGGCTTCGGCGGCGGCAGCTGCGGCTTCGGCGGCGGCCGTGGTTTCAGCGGCGGCAGCGGCTTCGGAGGCGGCAGCAGCGGCttcggcggcggcagcagcagcttCGGCTCCGGGGCTCGCTGCGGGGTGAGCAGCGGAGGCTTCAGCTCCGGCAGCAACCGGGGCGGGAGCGTCAAGTTCTCGCAGTCCTCGCAGCGCTGCTCGAGATAA
- the KRT3 gene encoding keratin, type II cytoskeletal 3 isoform X3: MNRQVCKTSGGGSQGFSGRSAVVSGSSRMSCVTRSGGAGGGACGFRAGAGGFGSRSLYSLGGNKSISISVAGGSRAGGFGGGRSRAGGFGGPGGFGGLGGFGGPGGFGPGGFPGGIQEVTVNQSLLQPLNVEIDPQIGQVKTQEREQIKTLNNKFASFIDKVRFLEQQNKVLETKWSLLQQQGTNSMTGTNNLEPLFETYISNQRSYLDSILGERGRLDSELRNMQDLVEDFKKKYEDEINKRTAAENEFVTLKKDVDAAYMNKVELQAKVDALMDEINFLTNLYDMELSQMQSHVSDTSVVLSMDNNRFLDLDSIIAEVKAQYEEIAQRSKAEAEALYQTKLGELQTTAGRHGDDLKSTKSEIMELNRMLQRLRAEIENVKKQNANLQAAIAEAEQRGELALKDANAKLQELQAALQQAKDDLARLLKEYQELMNVKLALDVEIATYRKLLEGEECRMSGECQSAVSISVVSSGGATSGSAGGLGGGFGGGFGAGGGAGSGFGRASGSGFGGGSCGFGGGRGFSGGSGFGGGSSGFGGGSSSFGSGARCGVSSGGFSSGSNRGGSVKFSQSSQRCSR; this comes from the exons ATGAACAGACAAGTCTGCAAGACATCTGGTGGCGGCAGCCAGGGTTTCTCGGGCCGCTCTGCCGTGGTCTCTGGCAGCAGCAGGATGAGCTGTGTGACCCGCTCTGGGGGagctggtggaggggcctgtggGTTCCGGGCCGGAGCAGGTGGCTTTGGCAGTCGCAGCCTCTACAGCCTGGGTGGCAACAAGAGCATCTCCATCAGTGTGGCTGGTGGCTCCCGGGCTGGTGGCTTTGGGGGAGGGCGTAGCA GGGCTGGTGGTTTTGGTGGGCCTGGTGGCTTTGGTGGGCTTGGTGGCTTTGGGGGGCCTGGTGGCTTCGGTCCTGGTGGCTTCCCCGGAGGAATCCAGGAAGTGACCGTCAACCAGAGCCTCCTGCAGCCCCTCAATGTGGAGATCGACCCCCAGATAGGGCAAGTAAAGACCCAGGAGCGGGAGCAGATCAAGACCCTCAACAACAAGTTTGCCTCCTTTATCGACAAG GTGCGGTTCCTGGAGCAGCAGAACAAGGTCCTGGAGACCAAGTGGAGCCTGCTCCAGCAGCAGGGCACAAATTCCATGACTGGCACCAACAACCTGGAGCCCCTCTTTGAGACTTACATCAGCAACCAGCGGAGCTACCTGGACAGCATCCTGGGGGAGAGGGGCCGCCTGGACTCAGAGCTGAGGAACATGCAGGACCTAGTGGAGGACTTCAAGAAGAA GTATGAGGATGAAATCAATAAACGTACAGCTGCTGAGAATGAATTTGTGACCCTGAAGAAG GACGTGGACGCCGCCTACATGAACAAGGTGGAGCTTCAGGCCAAGGTGGATGCCTTAATGGATGAAATCAACTTCCTGACGAACCTCTATGATATG GAGCTGTCCCAGATGCAGAGCCATGTCAGCGACACATCCGTGGTCCTATCCATGGACAACAACCGCTTCCTGGACCTGGACAGCATCATCGCCGAGGTCAAGGCCCAGTATGAGGAGATCGCCCAGAGAAGCAAGGCCGAGGCTGAGGCGCTGTATCAGACCAAG CTGGGAGAGCTGCAGACCACGGCTGGCAGACACGGGGATGACCTGAAGAGCACCAAGAGTGAGATCATGGAGCTCAACAGGATGCTCCAGAGGCTGCGGGCTGAGATTGAGAATGTTAAGAAGCAG aatGCCAACCTGCAGGCGGCCATCGCTGAGGCTGAGCAGCGCGGGGAGCTGGCCCTCAAGGACGCCAATGCCAAGCTCCAAGAGCTGCAGGCTGCCCTACAGCAGGCCAAGGATGACCTGGCCCGGCTGCTGAAGGAGTACCAGGAGCTGATGAACGTCAAGCTGGCCCTGGATGTGGAGATCGCCACCTACAGGAAGCTGCTGGAGGGGGAGGAGTGCAG GATGTCTGGAGAGTGCCAGAGCGCTGTCAGCATCT CCGTGGTCAGCAGTGGCGGCGCGACATCGGGCTCGGCAGGTGGATTAGGCGGCGGCTTCGGCGGCGGCTTCGGTGCGGGAGGGGGCGCGGGCAGTGGCTTCGGCCGGGCAAGTGGCAGCGGCTTCGGCGGCGGCAGCTGCGGCTTCGGCGGCGGCCGTGGTTTCAGCGGCGGCAGCGGCTTCGGAGGCGGCAGCAGCGGCttcggcggcggcagcagcagcttCGGCTCCGGGGCTCGCTGCGGGGTGAGCAGCGGAGGCTTCAGCTCCGGCAGCAACCGGGGCGGGAGCGTCAAGTTCTCGCAGTCCTCGCAGCGCTGCTCGAGATAA
- the KRT3 gene encoding keratin, type II cytoskeletal 3 isoform X2 yields MNRQVCKTSGGGSQGFSGRSAVVSGSSRMSCVTRSGGAGGGACGFRAGAGGFGSRSLYSLGGNKSISISVAGGSRAGGFGGGRSSCGSGFGGGYGGGFGGGFGGGRGMGGGFGGAGGLGGAGGFGGPGGFGGLGGFGGPGGFGPGGFPGGIQEVTVNQSLLQPLNVEIDPQIGQVKTQEREQIKTLNNKFASFIDKVRFLEQQNKVLETKWSLLQQQGTNSMTGTNNLEPLFETYISNQRSYLDSILGERGRLDSELRNMQDLVEDFKKKYEDEINKRTAAENEFVTLKKDVDAAYMNKVELQAKVDALMDEINFLTNLYDMELSQMQSHVSDTSVVLSMDNNRFLDLDSIIAEVKAQYEEIAQRSKAEAEALYQTKLGELQTTAGRHGDDLKSTKSEIMELNRMLQRLRAEIENVKKQNANLQAAIAEAEQRGELALKDANAKLQELQAALQQAKDDLARLLKEYQELMNVKLALDVEIATYRKLLEGEECRMSGECQSAVSISVVSSGGATSGSAGGLGGGFGGGFGAGGGAGSGFGRASGSGFGGGSCGFGGGRGFSGGSGFGGGSSGFGGGSSSFGSGARCGVSSGGFSSGSNRGGSVKFSQSSQRCSR; encoded by the exons ATGAACAGACAAGTCTGCAAGACATCTGGTGGCGGCAGCCAGGGTTTCTCGGGCCGCTCTGCCGTGGTCTCTGGCAGCAGCAGGATGAGCTGTGTGACCCGCTCTGGGGGagctggtggaggggcctgtggGTTCCGGGCCGGAGCAGGTGGCTTTGGCAGTCGCAGCCTCTACAGCCTGGGTGGCAACAAGAGCATCTCCATCAGTGTGGCTGGTGGCTCCCGGGCTGGTGGCTTTGGGGGAGGGCGTAGCAGCTGTGGCAGTGGCTTTGGGGGTGGCTATGGAGGTGGCTTTGGTGGTGGCTTTGGTGGTGGCAGAGGAATGGGAGGTGGCTTTGGAGGAGCTGGTGGCTTAG GAGGGGCTGGTGGTTTTGGTGGGCCTGGTGGCTTTGGTGGGCTTGGTGGCTTTGGGGGGCCTGGTGGCTTCGGTCCTGGTGGCTTCCCCGGAGGAATCCAGGAAGTGACCGTCAACCAGAGCCTCCTGCAGCCCCTCAATGTGGAGATCGACCCCCAGATAGGGCAAGTAAAGACCCAGGAGCGGGAGCAGATCAAGACCCTCAACAACAAGTTTGCCTCCTTTATCGACAAG GTGCGGTTCCTGGAGCAGCAGAACAAGGTCCTGGAGACCAAGTGGAGCCTGCTCCAGCAGCAGGGCACAAATTCCATGACTGGCACCAACAACCTGGAGCCCCTCTTTGAGACTTACATCAGCAACCAGCGGAGCTACCTGGACAGCATCCTGGGGGAGAGGGGCCGCCTGGACTCAGAGCTGAGGAACATGCAGGACCTAGTGGAGGACTTCAAGAAGAA GTATGAGGATGAAATCAATAAACGTACAGCTGCTGAGAATGAATTTGTGACCCTGAAGAAG GACGTGGACGCCGCCTACATGAACAAGGTGGAGCTTCAGGCCAAGGTGGATGCCTTAATGGATGAAATCAACTTCCTGACGAACCTCTATGATATG GAGCTGTCCCAGATGCAGAGCCATGTCAGCGACACATCCGTGGTCCTATCCATGGACAACAACCGCTTCCTGGACCTGGACAGCATCATCGCCGAGGTCAAGGCCCAGTATGAGGAGATCGCCCAGAGAAGCAAGGCCGAGGCTGAGGCGCTGTATCAGACCAAG CTGGGAGAGCTGCAGACCACGGCTGGCAGACACGGGGATGACCTGAAGAGCACCAAGAGTGAGATCATGGAGCTCAACAGGATGCTCCAGAGGCTGCGGGCTGAGATTGAGAATGTTAAGAAGCAG aatGCCAACCTGCAGGCGGCCATCGCTGAGGCTGAGCAGCGCGGGGAGCTGGCCCTCAAGGACGCCAATGCCAAGCTCCAAGAGCTGCAGGCTGCCCTACAGCAGGCCAAGGATGACCTGGCCCGGCTGCTGAAGGAGTACCAGGAGCTGATGAACGTCAAGCTGGCCCTGGATGTGGAGATCGCCACCTACAGGAAGCTGCTGGAGGGGGAGGAGTGCAG GATGTCTGGAGAGTGCCAGAGCGCTGTCAGCATCT CCGTGGTCAGCAGTGGCGGCGCGACATCGGGCTCGGCAGGTGGATTAGGCGGCGGCTTCGGCGGCGGCTTCGGTGCGGGAGGGGGCGCGGGCAGTGGCTTCGGCCGGGCAAGTGGCAGCGGCTTCGGCGGCGGCAGCTGCGGCTTCGGCGGCGGCCGTGGTTTCAGCGGCGGCAGCGGCTTCGGAGGCGGCAGCAGCGGCttcggcggcggcagcagcagcttCGGCTCCGGGGCTCGCTGCGGGGTGAGCAGCGGAGGCTTCAGCTCCGGCAGCAACCGGGGCGGGAGCGTCAAGTTCTCGCAGTCCTCGCAGCGCTGCTCGAGATAA